Proteins from a genomic interval of Rubinisphaera italica:
- the eboE gene encoding metabolite traffic protein EboE — MSISTLPLSYCGNVHPANTVPEFIQILQEKTALVQQKTGSRIAAGLWLPDAITREIESKPQLLDDIQITLQQHDLICYTLNAFPFGNFHSERVKEQVYLPDWTQENRREYTIRCARILAALLPDGVEGSISTVPLGFKELSGREGFLKECCDQLIETARLLDEIHDDTGRIIRLAIEPEPLCVLETTPEVVDFFALLRERVKSNELAEIVERHLGVCYDVCHQSVEFEDVAASIRTLQEHDIRINKVHITCAIELQNPATNEAGRKFLADFAEPRYLHQTFRTQSGKSQSIIDLTAEFANSPPADWLDAPCWRIHFHVPVHAENLGPLNTTRPDLKLALAEIAKLEYAPHLEVETYTWSVMPGENLPDPCEGLAREMTATMQLLSDLESK, encoded by the coding sequence ATGTCAATTTCCACGCTTCCCCTCAGCTATTGCGGTAATGTTCATCCGGCCAACACCGTTCCCGAATTCATTCAGATATTACAGGAGAAAACGGCTCTCGTGCAGCAGAAAACCGGTTCCAGGATTGCCGCTGGTTTGTGGTTGCCCGATGCGATTACTCGTGAAATCGAATCCAAGCCTCAACTCCTCGATGATATTCAGATCACACTTCAGCAGCACGATTTAATCTGCTACACGCTGAATGCATTTCCATTCGGGAATTTTCATTCCGAGCGAGTCAAAGAACAGGTCTATCTGCCGGATTGGACGCAGGAAAACAGACGAGAATATACTATACGCTGCGCCCGAATACTGGCGGCATTATTACCGGATGGTGTTGAGGGTTCTATTTCGACCGTTCCGCTAGGCTTCAAGGAACTTTCTGGCAGAGAAGGTTTTCTGAAAGAGTGCTGCGATCAATTGATCGAAACCGCTCGATTGCTCGATGAAATTCACGACGATACCGGCCGCATCATTCGCCTGGCGATCGAGCCCGAACCACTTTGCGTGCTGGAAACAACACCGGAAGTTGTTGACTTTTTTGCTCTGTTACGCGAACGGGTGAAGTCCAACGAATTAGCCGAAATTGTCGAACGGCACCTCGGAGTCTGTTACGATGTTTGCCATCAATCGGTGGAATTTGAAGATGTTGCCGCTTCGATCCGAACATTGCAGGAGCATGACATTCGCATTAATAAGGTGCACATCACCTGTGCCATCGAATTGCAGAACCCGGCTACCAATGAGGCGGGGCGAAAATTCTTAGCGGACTTTGCCGAACCCCGTTATTTACATCAGACGTTTCGAACTCAGTCTGGAAAGAGTCAATCGATTATCGATCTGACTGCTGAATTCGCCAATAGCCCACCTGCAGACTGGCTTGATGCTCCCTGCTGGCGGATTCACTTTCACGTTCCCGTTCATGCGGAAAACCTGGGGCCTCTCAACACAACTCGCCCCGACTTGAAACTGGCATTGGCAGAAATCGCGAAACTGGAATACGCACCCCATCTCGAAGTGGAAACCTATACCTGGTCGGTCATGCCCGGCGAAAACCTGCCAGATCCCTGCGAAGGACTTGCGCGAGAGATGACTGCCACAATGCAGTTATTGTCCGATCTGGAGTCAAAATAG
- a CDS encoding methyltransferase domain-containing protein, whose product MDYRTRNRAAYDRLVREGAVFAKVATDEECQRPLAILDSRGWLPKSVVGLKVLCLAAGGGWQSILYATAGAEVTVVDLSQEMLALDQREAKRRGLSLKLIEASMDDLPMLGDSQFDIVHQPVSTCYVPQLLPVFQEVARVLKPTGHYISQHKSPVSLQISHRTNKNEYVIGLDYYHEGPLPAVEDTSYREAGAVEYLHRYEEILGSMCEAGLVIEAFSEPKRAHTEAKPGDYRHRGNFIAPYLRIKARRSEQASNPAPNKSQLWTP is encoded by the coding sequence ATGGACTACCGAACTCGAAATCGTGCCGCTTACGATCGACTTGTTCGTGAGGGTGCCGTCTTTGCCAAAGTCGCTACCGATGAAGAATGTCAGCGACCACTGGCGATACTCGATTCGCGTGGCTGGTTACCAAAATCTGTTGTTGGCTTAAAGGTGCTCTGTCTGGCCGCAGGAGGAGGATGGCAATCGATTCTCTATGCAACTGCTGGTGCAGAAGTCACTGTCGTCGACCTCAGCCAGGAAATGTTGGCACTCGATCAACGGGAAGCAAAGCGTCGCGGGCTCTCTCTGAAATTGATCGAAGCCTCCATGGACGATCTGCCCATGCTGGGTGACAGTCAGTTCGATATCGTCCATCAACCGGTCAGCACCTGCTACGTGCCTCAGCTATTGCCAGTGTTTCAGGAAGTTGCACGCGTGCTTAAGCCGACGGGACATTATATCAGCCAACACAAATCCCCTGTGAGTCTGCAGATTTCTCACCGCACGAACAAAAATGAATACGTGATCGGCCTCGATTATTACCACGAAGGACCACTGCCTGCAGTTGAAGATACCTCTTACCGCGAAGCAGGTGCGGTCGAGTATCTGCATCGCTATGAAGAAATTCTCGGCAGTATGTGTGAAGCAGGCTTAGTCATCGAAGCCTTCAGCGAACCCAAACGGGCTCACACCGAGGCAAAGCCGGGCGATTATCGTCATCGTGGAAATTTCATCGCCCCCTACCTGAGAATCAAAGCCAGACGGAGTGAACAGGCTTCGAATCCTGCTCCGAATAAGTCGCAACTATGGACCCCGTAA
- a CDS encoding RNA polymerase sigma factor — MNATSQAPSNPYLSDPDVQLMLRVREDDEEAFAELVENYQDRVVGIFSTILGSQEAAEDLAQETFMRVYRARRGYEPKAKFSTWLFRIANNLASNARRSSKRRKEVQFSSGESGPVKTGLPEKNLAEKSALMPARQLDKAELVTIIHQAMETLNDRQRMALLLNKFEEMSYSDIGDTLELSPSAVKSLLSRARENLRDFLENYVQM, encoded by the coding sequence GTGAATGCGACCTCGCAAGCACCAAGTAATCCGTATCTGAGCGATCCCGACGTTCAGTTGATGCTCAGGGTGCGCGAAGATGATGAAGAAGCCTTTGCCGAGTTGGTAGAAAACTATCAGGATCGGGTGGTGGGTATTTTCAGCACGATACTTGGTTCCCAGGAAGCTGCAGAAGATCTTGCTCAGGAAACTTTTATGCGTGTCTACCGGGCACGTCGTGGATATGAACCTAAAGCGAAATTTTCCACCTGGTTATTTCGCATCGCCAATAATCTTGCCAGCAATGCCCGCCGATCCTCCAAACGACGTAAAGAAGTTCAATTCAGCAGTGGTGAATCGGGCCCTGTAAAAACAGGCCTGCCTGAAAAGAATCTGGCCGAGAAATCGGCATTAATGCCGGCTCGACAACTCGATAAAGCCGAACTGGTCACGATCATTCATCAGGCGATGGAAACCTTGAACGATCGCCAGCGGATGGCCCTGTTATTGAACAAATTTGAAGAAATGAGTTACTCCGATATTGGAGACACTCTGGAACTTTCCCCCTCCGCAGTGAAATCTTTGCTGTCCAGAGCACGGGAAAACTTACGGGACTTTCTGGAAAATTACGTGCAAATGTAA
- a CDS encoding metallophosphoesterase family protein, with the protein MKIGVVSDTHGNIPNTERAIEILKEQNVEAVLHCGDICGIEIVPLFADWPTHFVTGNCDNPDLMKLTVEKAGQIWHGMFGDFTIGKRLIALLHSHETGRLDKTANAGIYDLVCYGHTHVKEQHRVGETLVLNPGALHRANPHTIAIVDLDTMVAEHIEL; encoded by the coding sequence ATGAAAATTGGAGTCGTCAGCGATACTCATGGAAATATTCCGAATACGGAACGGGCCATTGAGATTCTGAAAGAGCAGAATGTGGAAGCCGTGTTGCATTGTGGAGACATCTGCGGCATCGAAATCGTTCCACTTTTTGCAGACTGGCCAACACATTTTGTCACTGGCAATTGTGACAATCCCGATCTCATGAAACTGACCGTCGAGAAAGCCGGTCAAATCTGGCATGGAATGTTTGGAGATTTTACGATCGGCAAACGACTCATCGCCCTGCTGCACAGTCATGAAACTGGCCGACTTGATAAGACGGCAAATGCCGGGATTTATGATCTCGTCTGTTATGGGCATACGCATGTCAAAGAACAGCATCGAGTCGGAGAGACGCTCGTCTTAAATCCGGGAGCCTTGCACCGGGCGAATCCGCATACGATTGCCATTGTCGATCTCGATACGATGGTTGCTGAGCATATCGAATTATAA
- the queA gene encoding tRNA preQ1(34) S-adenosylmethionine ribosyltransferase-isomerase QueA has product MSSTTVELEFYMVDLNLISSYAYDLPEELIAQSPAEKRDQSRLLVFNRNTGERTHAHFFNLLEYLQPNDCLVVNRTKVVPARLRGVRDQTGGKWEGLFLGIDSEQTWEIIGKTRGKLQPGETITVVNDDGSNRIQLKLIARKDEGRWQVRPLQSEEDPRTHWEILDAIGSVPLPPYIQHGHAQAEDRERYQTVYANQPGAAAAPTAGLHFTPELLEQCRQKGVTIAEVTLHVGLGTFRPIGVEKLDEHTMHAEWCEVQEETVQQIQHCRENNGRVIAVGTTTVRTLETASQSGTLQPWQGESTLFIRPGFKFHAVDVLITNFHLPHSTLLVMLSAFAGYEEIMETYRIAVEERYRFFSYGDAMLIL; this is encoded by the coding sequence ATGTCATCGACAACGGTAGAGCTGGAATTTTATATGGTGGATTTGAATCTGATCTCGTCGTACGCATACGACTTACCCGAAGAGCTGATTGCCCAATCGCCGGCAGAAAAGCGGGATCAATCGCGATTGCTGGTCTTTAACCGGAACACGGGCGAGCGGACGCATGCCCATTTTTTCAATCTGCTCGAGTATCTTCAGCCGAACGATTGTCTGGTTGTGAATCGGACCAAAGTTGTTCCGGCTCGTTTACGCGGAGTTCGTGATCAGACTGGCGGTAAATGGGAAGGCCTGTTTCTGGGAATTGACAGCGAACAGACATGGGAGATCATCGGCAAGACTCGCGGAAAATTGCAGCCGGGGGAAACCATTACGGTTGTGAATGATGATGGCTCGAATCGTATCCAATTGAAGCTCATCGCCCGAAAAGATGAAGGTCGCTGGCAGGTTCGCCCTCTGCAATCAGAAGAGGACCCCCGCACTCATTGGGAAATACTCGATGCCATCGGATCGGTTCCCCTGCCTCCCTATATTCAACATGGGCATGCTCAGGCGGAAGACCGGGAACGCTATCAAACAGTGTATGCCAACCAACCGGGAGCAGCGGCAGCTCCGACAGCCGGGTTACATTTCACGCCTGAATTGCTGGAGCAATGCCGTCAAAAAGGGGTGACAATTGCGGAAGTGACTTTGCATGTTGGACTGGGCACGTTCCGTCCGATTGGTGTGGAAAAACTCGATGAACATACGATGCACGCCGAATGGTGTGAGGTGCAGGAAGAAACCGTCCAGCAGATTCAACACTGTCGAGAAAACAATGGAAGGGTGATTGCCGTTGGCACGACCACCGTGCGAACTCTGGAGACGGCCAGTCAATCGGGCACATTGCAGCCGTGGCAGGGAGAATCGACTTTATTCATCCGCCCGGGCTTCAAATTTCATGCCGTCGATGTCCTGATTACCAACTTTCATTTGCCACATTCCACTCTGCTAGTGATGCTGAGTGCGTTTGCGGGGTATGAAGAGATCATGGAAACGTATCGAATTGCGGTTGAGGAACGGTATCGATTTTTCAGTTATGGGGATGCGATGTTAATTTTATGA
- a CDS encoding DUF1501 domain-containing protein, translated as MTNSPLQFVNPELTRRYMLQKSGYGLGACALASLLNQDAVADRREKPLEMRTPDFPARAKNVIYIHLVGAPSHLDLFDYKPQLQERNGQLCPDEFFEGKQLAFIREQPVLMGTPKSSEFAFKKCGQSGLEISNLMPNLQGVADELSILKTVTTQQFNHAPAQLFMLTGFERFGRPSIGSWVTYGLGSENQNLPGFVVLITGQILGAGSSAWGSGFVPTVYQGVEFRSQGDPVLYLSNPQGVTSESRRGIIDTVNRLNQVQVADVADPEIATRISQYEMAYRMQTSVPELMDIKAESQRTHDLYGTEPGKTSFANNCLLARRLVERGVRFVQLFDEGWDMHGSVFNNLPKKCKQVDQPIAALIQDLKERGLLDETLVVWSSEFGRTPMAQGKNGTGKETKAGRDHHKEGFSLWMAGGGVKGGFSYGQTDELGYAPVENEVPVHDFNATILHLLGVNHERLTYRYQGRQFRLTDVHGNVVHEIIA; from the coding sequence ATGACAAATTCTCCTCTGCAATTCGTCAATCCTGAACTGACGCGTCGTTATATGTTGCAGAAGTCGGGGTACGGACTCGGGGCTTGTGCGCTGGCATCGTTGTTGAATCAGGATGCAGTTGCTGATCGTCGCGAAAAACCTCTGGAAATGCGAACTCCCGATTTTCCGGCTCGGGCAAAGAATGTCATCTATATTCATCTAGTCGGGGCTCCTTCGCATTTGGATCTATTCGACTATAAGCCCCAGCTGCAGGAACGTAATGGTCAGCTTTGCCCGGACGAGTTCTTTGAGGGCAAGCAACTGGCCTTCATTCGTGAACAACCCGTCTTGATGGGAACACCAAAATCGTCTGAATTTGCATTCAAAAAATGTGGTCAGTCAGGACTGGAAATTTCGAATCTGATGCCGAATCTGCAGGGTGTGGCGGATGAATTATCGATTCTCAAAACCGTCACGACGCAGCAGTTCAATCATGCCCCCGCTCAACTTTTTATGCTGACTGGTTTCGAGCGTTTCGGAAGACCCAGTATCGGTTCCTGGGTCACTTACGGACTTGGCTCTGAAAATCAGAATCTACCTGGCTTTGTAGTTTTGATTACCGGGCAGATCCTCGGAGCTGGCAGTAGTGCCTGGGGGAGTGGGTTTGTTCCCACTGTTTACCAGGGAGTCGAATTCCGCTCACAGGGAGATCCTGTACTTTATTTATCAAATCCTCAAGGCGTGACTTCCGAGAGCAGGCGGGGAATTATTGATACGGTCAACCGATTGAATCAGGTGCAGGTGGCTGATGTAGCCGATCCCGAAATTGCAACTCGCATTAGTCAGTATGAAATGGCCTACCGGATGCAAACCAGTGTGCCGGAGTTGATGGACATCAAAGCGGAATCTCAGCGGACTCATGATCTGTATGGAACCGAACCTGGCAAAACCAGCTTTGCCAATAACTGTCTGCTGGCCCGACGGCTCGTCGAACGCGGCGTCCGTTTTGTGCAATTATTCGATGAAGGCTGGGACATGCACGGCTCTGTATTCAATAACTTGCCGAAAAAATGCAAACAAGTTGATCAGCCAATCGCTGCATTGATTCAAGATCTCAAAGAGCGTGGCTTGCTCGATGAAACGCTCGTTGTCTGGTCTTCCGAATTCGGCCGTACGCCGATGGCTCAAGGGAAAAATGGGACAGGGAAGGAGACCAAAGCGGGTCGCGATCATCATAAAGAAGGCTTTTCGTTATGGATGGCTGGCGGCGGAGTGAAGGGTGGTTTTTCTTATGGACAAACCGACGAACTCGGCTACGCTCCCGTCGAAAATGAGGTTCCTGTCCACGATTTCAACGCGACCATCCTGCATTTGCTGGGAGTTAATCACGAACGATTGACCTACCGATATCAGGGCCGTCAGTTCCGCCTGACGGACGTGCATGGCAATGTTGTGCACGAAATTATCGCGTAA
- a CDS encoding enolase C-terminal domain-like protein, whose amino-acid sequence MTIQILDLTVDDLRFPTSRELDGSDAMNEAPDYSVAYVTLKTDHPDLVGHGITFTIGRGNEICAAAVEALRSRVVGLRLEKIAGDMAGFWRHMTSDSQLRWLGPEKGVIHLATAAIVNAVWDLWAKAEKKPLWKLVADFTPEQFVNCIDFRYLTDVLTPEEALSMLTRLKESQADRLSILERDGYPAYTTSAGWLGYSDERLRELCRQRLSEGWEVFKIKVGRDLEDDRRRCRIIREEIGPDRRLLTDANQVWDVSTAIEWMRQLAEFDPWMIEEPTSPDDILGYAKIAKALHPIRVAGGEHCANRIMFKQFLEANAMQVCQIDACRLGGVNEVLAVLLMAAKYDVPVCPHAGGVGLCEYVQHLSIIDYLCVSGSLENRMAEHAGTCHEHFLDPIQIQNGHYLLPQTPGYSITMHEKSIENARFPEGKYWSDPNS is encoded by the coding sequence GTGACGATTCAAATTCTTGATCTGACAGTCGACGACCTACGTTTTCCAACCTCGCGTGAACTGGATGGTTCGGACGCGATGAACGAAGCCCCAGATTATTCGGTTGCTTATGTCACTTTGAAAACGGATCATCCGGATCTCGTCGGGCATGGAATCACGTTTACGATTGGCCGGGGCAATGAAATTTGTGCCGCGGCTGTCGAAGCCCTGCGTTCACGAGTTGTCGGACTGCGCCTGGAAAAAATTGCGGGAGACATGGCAGGCTTCTGGCGGCACATGACCTCCGACAGTCAACTCCGCTGGCTGGGGCCTGAAAAAGGGGTCATTCATCTGGCGACTGCTGCCATCGTGAATGCGGTTTGGGATTTGTGGGCGAAGGCGGAAAAGAAGCCTCTGTGGAAACTAGTGGCGGATTTCACGCCGGAACAATTCGTCAACTGCATCGATTTTCGTTATCTGACAGATGTGCTGACGCCGGAAGAAGCACTCTCAATGCTGACTCGGCTCAAAGAATCTCAGGCGGATCGACTCTCGATTCTCGAACGAGATGGCTATCCCGCTTACACAACGTCAGCAGGCTGGCTCGGTTACTCCGATGAACGTTTGCGGGAACTGTGTCGGCAGCGTCTGAGTGAAGGCTGGGAAGTTTTCAAAATTAAAGTTGGCCGCGACCTGGAAGATGACCGGCGACGATGTCGGATCATTCGCGAGGAAATTGGGCCGGACCGAAGATTGCTAACCGATGCCAATCAGGTCTGGGATGTTTCGACGGCTATCGAATGGATGCGTCAGTTAGCCGAGTTCGATCCCTGGATGATTGAAGAGCCGACCAGTCCCGATGACATCCTCGGCTACGCAAAAATCGCCAAAGCATTACACCCAATTCGAGTCGCGGGGGGCGAGCATTGCGCGAACCGCATCATGTTCAAGCAGTTCCTGGAAGCCAATGCGATGCAGGTTTGTCAAATTGATGCCTGCCGTCTCGGGGGAGTGAATGAGGTATTGGCTGTATTGTTAATGGCGGCTAAGTATGACGTTCCGGTTTGCCCTCATGCGGGCGGAGTCGGCCTTTGCGAATACGTGCAGCATCTTTCGATCATCGATTATCTCTGCGTTTCCGGTTCACTCGAAAATCGCATGGCCGAACACGCCGGCACCTGCCATGAGCATTTCCTGGATCCGATTCAAATCCAAAATGGGCATTACCTGCTACCGCAGACGCCAGGCTACAGTATTACGATGCACGAGAAATCGATTGAAAATGCCCGTTTCCCAGAAGGGAAATACTGGAGCGATCCAAATTCGTGA
- a CDS encoding glycosyltransferase, translating to MNTDSSPIPILFCITELDPGGAERAFVHILSRLNRTRWNPRVICLSGQGELVEELERFNIEVICLNGSPRRPLQLLSRLYREIKRFQPVLIQSFLFHANILSRIAGRFAGTAAIVSGIRVAEKRSTFYLKLDRWTERWATKHVCVSEAVREFSGEQGGLTAEKLIVIPNGVDRNRFENAAPLTRAKIKSADSDILALFVGRLDSQKGVSDLLEVAARLKDDVPQLKWLIAGTGPEEHRLKEFANQLELTESVQFLGRRNDVPELMKTADLFVFPSHWEGMPNVILEAMAARLPIVTTNVEGIDQLLEHQVSAEIVPIGDLGKFSASVQKLIQNPELRQQYASKAWDRLSTEFDWQSIADRYQNLYEQLIANEHSKR from the coding sequence ATGAATACCGATTCTTCGCCCATCCCAATCCTGTTCTGCATCACGGAACTCGATCCCGGCGGAGCGGAGCGGGCCTTTGTGCATATTCTTTCCCGGCTCAATCGAACTCGCTGGAATCCCCGAGTCATTTGCCTGAGTGGTCAGGGAGAATTGGTTGAGGAACTGGAGCGGTTCAATATTGAAGTTATCTGCCTGAATGGAAGTCCTCGACGACCTTTACAGTTATTGTCTCGACTTTATCGAGAGATCAAACGGTTTCAGCCAGTTCTCATTCAATCATTTTTGTTTCATGCCAACATTCTAAGCCGGATTGCTGGCCGATTTGCGGGAACAGCCGCAATTGTCTCCGGAATTCGAGTCGCCGAGAAGCGGTCGACGTTCTATCTGAAACTCGACCGCTGGACGGAACGCTGGGCTACAAAGCACGTTTGTGTCAGTGAAGCGGTTCGCGAATTTTCGGGAGAGCAGGGCGGCTTAACGGCTGAAAAACTGATCGTGATCCCAAACGGTGTCGACCGCAATCGTTTTGAGAATGCAGCTCCGCTTACCAGAGCGAAAATAAAGAGTGCAGACTCAGACATATTGGCCCTGTTCGTAGGACGACTCGATTCGCAAAAGGGTGTTTCGGACCTGCTCGAAGTTGCAGCGCGATTGAAAGATGACGTTCCGCAGCTCAAATGGTTGATTGCTGGAACTGGTCCTGAAGAACATCGATTGAAAGAATTCGCGAATCAACTGGAGTTGACGGAGTCTGTTCAATTTCTTGGCCGACGAAACGATGTGCCTGAACTGATGAAAACGGCCGACCTGTTCGTGTTTCCTTCTCACTGGGAAGGAATGCCGAACGTGATTCTCGAAGCAATGGCTGCCCGATTGCCGATAGTCACGACCAATGTTGAAGGCATCGATCAGTTGTTGGAACACCAAGTTTCTGCAGAGATTGTTCCGATTGGTGATCTCGGAAAATTCTCTGCCAGCGTGCAGAAATTAATTCAAAATCCAGAACTTCGTCAGCAGTACGCCAGCAAGGCATGGGATCGTTTATCGACAGAATTCGATTGGCAATCCATTGCAGATCGCTATCAGAATTTATACGAACAACTCATCGCTAATGAACATTCGAAAAGGTGA
- a CDS encoding anti-sigma factor family protein, translating into MVEKLARLTADQRSNFVAYLDGELSEQETQQIERLLSQNEVARHDMESLATVWEVLDTLPRTKAPEDFAQKTIATLKMDEQQTPLSDQAWFRKAQEVGSRVLGWCLVIACGFVGFALMRSFPPSTTEALIENYPVLEQFDSYQEIGSVEFLKKLQSSPEWLKHNQENGEAIR; encoded by the coding sequence ATGGTAGAAAAACTCGCCAGATTAACCGCCGATCAGCGATCCAATTTTGTCGCTTATCTTGATGGCGAATTGAGTGAGCAGGAAACGCAACAGATCGAGCGTTTGCTGTCACAGAATGAGGTTGCGCGTCACGATATGGAATCGCTGGCAACAGTCTGGGAGGTCCTCGACACCCTGCCCCGTACAAAAGCTCCCGAGGATTTTGCTCAAAAGACCATCGCCACATTGAAGATGGACGAACAGCAAACGCCACTTTCCGATCAGGCCTGGTTTCGAAAAGCCCAGGAAGTGGGGAGTCGGGTTCTCGGTTGGTGCCTGGTGATTGCCTGTGGATTTGTCGGGTTTGCACTCATGAGAAGTTTTCCACCTTCAACAACTGAAGCCCTGATTGAAAACTATCCTGTCCTTGAGCAATTTGACAGTTACCAGGAAATTGGCTCTGTGGAATTTCTCAAGAAATTGCAGAGTAGCCCGGAATGGCTTAAACATAATCAGGAGAATGGGGAGGCCATACGATGA